In the genome of Salvelinus sp. IW2-2015 linkage group LG25, ASM291031v2, whole genome shotgun sequence, one region contains:
- the LOC111951930 gene encoding phosphatidylcholine:ceramide cholinephosphotransferase 1 encodes MKKVGQWSAEEVSHWLSEEGMQEYGDSLQQADGPALLRLTPDDFLTPPLSLVSSDTGRQLLERLETLRIEHHIEEHQKNGHANGHGRLPNGTAKPLRKGSLGLNGFRKEMVQIPIPMLEAERSGFPQEWGKTGVAFLYAVCCFVTTTVVISVVHERVPAKEHNPPLPDKFFDIFDRVEWAFSICEINGMLLVSLWLLQWTLLKYRSIIIRRFFFIVGTLYLYRCVTMYITTLPVPGMHFQCSPKLFGNWEVQMRRIIKLIAGGGLSITGSHTMCGDYLYSGHTVILTLSYLFIKEYSPKRFWWYHWFCWTLSAVGIFCILLAHDHYTVDVVVAYFITTRLFWWYHTMANQQALKETSQSNPFSRVWWFRLFQYFEGNVKGIVPRNYQLPCSWRSSPWSHGVKYSKVDTQ; translated from the exons ATGAAGAAGGTGGGGCAGTGGTCGGCGGAGGAGGTGTCCCATTGGCTGAGCGAGGAGGGGATGCAGGAGTACGGCGACTCCCTCCAGCAGGCGGACGGCCCCGCCCTGCTGCGGCTCACCCCGGATGACTTCCTGACCCCGCCCCTCTCACTGGTCTCCTCAGACACCGGGCGGCAGCTCTTGGAACGTCTGGAGACCCTACGGATCGAGCACCACATTGAGGAGCACCAAAAAAACGGCCACGCCAATGGCCATGGGAGGCTGCCCAACGGCACTGCCAAGCCCCTGCGGAAAGGCTCGCTGGGGCTTAATGGCTTCCGGAAGGAGATGGTCCAAATCCCCATCCCCATGTTGGAGGCTGAACGCTCTGGGTTCCCCCAGGAGTGGGGCAAGACAGGCGTAGCGTTCCTCTACGCAGTCTGCTGCTTTGTCACTACCACTGTGGTCATCTCGGTGGTCCATGAGAGGGTGCCGGCCAAGGAGCATAACCCACCGCTGCCCGATAAGTTCTTTGACATTTTTGACCGGGTGGAGTGGGCCTTCTCTATCTGCGAGATCAATGGCATGCTGCTGGTGAGTCTGTGGCTGCTGCAGTGGACCCTGCTCAAGTACAG ATCAATAATCATCCGTCGGTTCTTCTTCATTGTGGGTACCCTCTACCTGTACAGATGTGTCACCATGTACATAACCACTCTGCCTGTTCCAGGGATGCACTTCCAATGCTCTCCAAAG CTATTTGGGAACTGGGAGGTTCAGATGAGGAGGATCATAAAGCTGATCGCCGGCGGAGGCCTGTCAATCACCGGCTCCCACACCATGTGTGGAGACTACCTGTACAGCGGCCATACAGTCATTCTAACGCTATCATATCTCTTTATCAAAGAGT aTTCCCCTAAGAGGTTTTGGTGGTACCACTGGTTCTGCTGGACTCTGAGTGCAGTAGGCATCTTCTGCATCCTGCTGGCTCATGACCACTATACTGTGGACGTGGTGGTGGCTTATTTCATCACAACACGTCTCTTCTGGTGGTACCACACCATGGCCAACCAGCAG GCGCTGAAAGAGACGTCCCAGAGTAACCCATTCTCCAGAGTCTGGTGGTTTCGACTGTTCCAGTACTTTGAGGGAAACGTCAAGGGCATTGTCCCTCGAAATTATCAGCTGCCGTGTTCATGGCGATCGTCTCCGTGGAGCCATGGGGTAAAGTACAGCAAAGTGGACACCCAGTGA